One Nicotiana tomentosiformis chromosome 4, ASM39032v3, whole genome shotgun sequence genomic window carries:
- the LOC104098861 gene encoding uncharacterized protein encodes MDNELMFDNVKFEKAKAIARYNRFQDMMKMLQIFEVVVAVMLISWSWTRVPAAVKLSGEFLVQVSAYLFKPHVVFLIGNGIIVAIVVLCRQTDAGSNESVTDDINSEEIVHNEVQHPIVTATYGGDVPILSSDSRPVTAEPSVATTEDEQIVSSEKVPVMQCNDVATAIDSATKQIQKFKRSQSEKLKREIATASSQRELRRSETDMRRLVVRTGDRKSTVPVEAVDTLSNEEFRLTIEAFIKKNQTFFEKQRLAEAEPEKYERIGIKAF; translated from the coding sequence ATGGACAACGAATTAATGTTTGATAACGTGAAATTTGAGAAAGCGAAAGCAATTGCTAGGTACAATCGGTTTCAGGATATGATGAAGATGCTGCAAATTTTCGAAGTGGTTGTGGCGGTTATGTTGATTTCATGGTCCTGGACTCGTGTTCCGGCGGCCGTTAAACTCTCCGGCGAGTTTTTGGTACAAGTCTCGGCTTATCTGTTTAAGCCTCACGTCGTTTTTCTCATCGGCAACGGTATTATCGTTGCAATCGTCGTGCTCTGCCGTCAAACTGACGCCGGAAGCAACGAGTCTGTTACGGATGATATCAACAGCGAAGAAATTGTCCATAACGAAGTTCAACACCCGATCGTCACTGCTACATACGGCGGCGATGTGCCGATTTTATCCTCTGATTCGCGGCCGGTGACGGCGGAGCCTAGTGTTGCAACGACGGAAGATGAACAGATCGTGTCCTCCGAGAAGGTTCCAGTGATGCAATGTAACGACGTGGCTACAGCAATTGACTCAGCAACAAAGCAGATACAGAAGTTTAAAAGGAGTCAATCGGAGAAATTGAAGCGAGAAATAGCGACGGCGAGTTCACAGCGAGAGCTCCGGCGTTCGGAAACAGATATGCGGCGGTTAGTCGTCCGTACCGGCGATAGGAAATCAACGGTACCAGTGGAAGCCGTCGACACACTGAGTAACGAAGAATTTCGGCTTACAATTGAAGCTTTTATTAAGAAGAATCAAACCTTCTTTGAAAAACAGAGGTTAGCTGAAGCAGAGCCAGAAAAGTATGAACGAATCGGTATCAAGGCCTTTTGA